The genomic region AGTCTCACTCGCTCAACTCTACTCGTCTCTTCCATTCttgattctttctttttttttttccccttccACTTTCTCGGGAAACTTACAGAGAAAACGAAAGGCAAAAAGGAGAGCAAATGTTAATCGCAATTTACTTCTTGTTCTTCTCTCTGGGTCAATGTAGTGTTGATTTTAACGCATTATTGTCTTTTAAAGACTCTGTTTTTGACCCCTCAGACTCGCTTTCCTCCTGGGTTAACTCATCCAATCCTTGCAATGATTCTTGGTATGGTGTCACATGCAACCCTGCCACTCACCGAGTCACAAGACTCGTTCTTGAGAACCTAAACCTTTCCGGGTCAACTCAGCCACTGAATCAGCTTTCTCATCTAAGACTCCTCAGCCTCAAAAACAACCgtcttttctcttcctcctCTGTTAACTTGTCTTCATGGCGTTACATAAGGCATCTTTACCTCTCTGGAAACCATCTCTCCGGAGTATTCCCCACCGGAATGTCCACCCTCAGGCGGCTCCACCGGCTCGACCTTGCATACAACGATTTCCACGGCGAAATTCCGATGACCGAATTGACTCGACTGCCTAACTTGTTGACTCTCCGTCTCGAGTACAACTCGTTCACTGGACCCCTCAATTCAATTGcgtcattttctttcattttagaCTTTAACGTCTCGAATAACAACCTCTCCGGCGAGATTCCTGCGTGGATGTCACGTTTCCCCGCCTCTTCCTTCCAAGGAAACAAGGACCTCTGCGGCCAGCCTCTGCCGTCCGATTGTTTTAATCGGACGGCTCTCCCTGCGCCCTTAAAACAAAAGATTCGTCATCCTGAAAGCAAGAGGTTAGGCGATGGGGTGGTGCTGATGATCGTCGCCGTCGATGCAGTGGCGGTTATAGCCGCGCTGGTGACAATCACGTGGTGTTGTTACAGGTACAACTGTCGCTCTGGTGGAACCCACAAGGAGGTTCTACAAACAAAAAGTGGGTCAAAATTGCAATGGCGAAGAAGTGGGTCCAGGGAACAGGAGGTGGAGGCGGAGGAAATGGTGGTGTTCGAAGGGTGCGAGGGTTTTCGAAAAGTGGGTGATTTGCTGAAATCTTCGGCTGAGTTGTTAGGGAAAGGAAGTGTGGGGACCACTTATAAGGTGGTGATGGACGGCGGTGATGTGGTGGTGGTGAAAAGGGTACGGcagaggaggaggaggaaggCTGTTGATGGGTGGTTGAGAATAATTGGTGGGTTGAGGCATGCTAATCTTGTGAGCCTTGTAGCATACTATAATTCCAAGGATGAGTTGCTTTTAGTTTATAAGTTCTCACCAAATGGAAGCTTGTATTCCCTCTTGCATGGTAAGTACTTTGGTCGCACTGCAATTTGCATTTACTGTTTTTGTAATCTTTAAGGTTTTGATTATCCTGTAATAAATTTCCTTTGTCTCAATTTGTTTTGCAGGAAATAGGGGACCAGGAAGGACGCCGTTGAGTTGGAGTACGAGGTTAAAGCTAGCTTCAGGGGCTGCCCTAGGCCTAGCTTTTATCCATGGTTACAACAAAGCCAAGATCTTTCACGGACACCTAACATCCTCAAATATCATAGTTGATCGACAGGGCAATGCCTGTATTTCTGATTGCGGTCTTCACCAAGTCTTGCATGCCCCATCTTTATCAAACGATGACTACAAAGCCCCGGAGCTCATGCTGAGCAATGGTGAAGATGGTACTAAGCTTAGAAAGTACACCCAAAAATGCGATGTTTACAGCTTTGGAGTGATCCTGTTGGAGATATTGACAGGGAAAATGGTGAGCGGAGAAAGTGGGATGAGTCTGGTGAAATGGGTTCAAAGCGTGGGAAAAGAAGAGTGGGCGTGGGAGGTGTTTGATTTTGAGATGTTGGGGGACAAGGAGATGGAAGAGGAGATGGTGGGTCTCATGCAAGTGGCGTTGCTTTGCGTGGCTGTGTTGCCTAAAGATCGTCCAAAGATGAGCATGGTGCATAGGATGATCGAAGATATTGGGTCTAAGGGTGCAACAAATGGTGGGACGATTTCTATTTTGAATGATTTCTCCTCTGATTCTTCTCCTGCTCTATCAGAAAGAACTCTTGGCTTCATATAGGTAAAAATCAGTATAGCATTAATAAGTTTCATGAGACAGAATGTGGAAGGAGATCAGTCATGAATGAcagtcttttcttttttcccctttGGGTCAATTGAGATTTGTACAGAGTAGTGATAATATTTGGTTGTCATTCTTTCAGTGTGAGTTACAAGCATTTGATTGAATCACATTCCTTGAGACAGTTCCCTAAATAAAATCCCAACGAAAGGATTAATCTAATTTAATATGACACTTTGTTTTCACTGAAGtaacttttcaacctcaagaGAAACAGGACTGCGTGGGGACACTAGATGGTAAGATGTTAGTCGTTGCTGAGGCAGAAGATGGTGTCAGACCATGGAGGAACAAGAATCTGAAATCGGATGCTTCCAAACATGGAAGAGGGGCCGATCAAATCTTGCCATGCCCTCTCATCCATAcctccaaaaaagaaaagtttaatTGTAGAAGGAATAAATTATTTGTAGCCAATGAAATTTCTGATCTACCACAATTAAGACAGCACGACTTGTTTTGCTGAACCTTGCCAGGGGAAACAAGAGGGACCTGGTAGGGGCCGTGCTGAATTCCTTCAACCAGAAGCTGACTTGAGAAAACCTGAGAACCAGTTAAAATGGCTGTAAATGTATACAAAAAGCAATGCTGCAGTGTCACATGGTGTTGTCGCCTTCTGGCAAGCCGAGAGtgccattttttttcctatcaAGTCAGTGCCTATAGGCTGGCTTTAGGGTCCAGTGGCTGCCGTTTGCAATCTGGCAAAGAAAAATAGCATAGCTTTACTCTATTCCGAATCCAAACTAAACCATTAGGGCCTATTTCGTGGTCCACGAAAATCTTTCACACGGCtagaaattcttttcttgctttCATAGTTTGTCCTTTCTAGTAAGAGTAAAACTAGTCTTTATTTCAACACCCACTCTTGAGATAATTCATGGCCTTCCAGAAgggaaaaaccaaaataattaGAAATTGTATCTCACTGTTTATTTTGCACTAGGGAAACAGTgtaaaaacataatattttcctCGTATGGATAATATGAAACAAGAAATACAACTTTGACTGTACTCTGAACAAGATTTGCCCCTTTTGCACTATTTCCTCTGTCACCATTTTTACACCACAGAGAAAGATAcccaaaaaaaaggaaggcTAAGTAAGGACTACAAAGAGACTTAGACAGTGCTAGCTGTGGATTTTTCTAACTCATCTATCTCTTGCCATTTGTGAGAGTAAACAGGGAAGCAGCAGACTTGAGATCATGCTTCAGCTCATGTTGAATTGACCCAACCTCTTCCTTTGACACAAGTTTGTCACTGAAGAAAAACCATATGTTATTAGATTGTTAATTGAAGCAGCAGTATGGAGAACAATGATTCATTTACTTAAATATGCATCTACCCTTTTACTAAAAAAACCTAGGAAAAGCTGTCTATACTCAACTATGCCAAACATGGTCCAGAAAAAGATCTTCTATCTCTTCATACATGTTACAATCCATtgtaaaccaaaataaacttatTCTACATGCAAGAGCATCAATCACATCGACATTGTTCTACATGCAAGAGCAGACTTAATTAACATCTCCCAGCTTTAATTTCTACCATGGCTTAACCATTCGTTGCAAATAAGTACCAAACAAGAGCAGTagtaaaacaagaaaaaaaaaatagcttcCATTGTAAACTCATGGGTACATTGCTGCTTCATATATACGTGGTATATATTTCACGAGATGTTATACTGAACTCTTTGATAATACACAGAGATATACAGGTTGCACAGTTACTAATTTTATTCAAGCTTGACAGAAAATTTCAGGTGCATTGCAATCAGGTATTCTACGCTTTGATTAAGAATATTACCAAACTTTATTAGGCAAGTATTTATTAAAGAATATGCCTAAACCTGGAAGGAGTTGTTTTTACCACAATATTCTTGACTGTAAAGGCTGCACTGTCTACCATTAGCCAATGGCaagaaattgttttgaaagagAAGGAGAAATGCACATGCTGACAATAAATACGAATAACTGAAAAACATGAATCACCAATGTATCCTTATTGCAAAACTTAAATGCTTATAACTTTAGctataaaaaatgattaatcCATTCATTTAATACGTTTAACTCCTTCAAACCACTTAAAATTCCTTTCTACCAATTTAAAAATCACATAATACATAAtcagagaaaatgaaaaaattactggtacatatatatttgcTGATTATATACGATACCACAATGACAACTTTGATGACTAAAAAACATTACTGCTTGGTTAGTTGAAGACATGAAAATGAACTCCTAGTTGTTAATATACAAAGGGTTTTCTTTGATCCACCCCACTCATTTCATATCAGTAACTAATATTACGGTGAAATTTGAATATGTAGCACAAACCTGCATTGAATCGATACTTTGGAGTCAAAAGGAAACGATCCGGCTCCCTTGTCATCAAACACCGGGAGAAGCGGTTTAATATCTTCACCTACATCTGACAAACCCGGACTCGGATTCAACTTCTACAGAATTAAGATCAAACACGGTATAAACTTGCAATAAAGATAACGAACCATCATAGTTACCCTGAACAAGGTTAACCTCTCCTTCTCGACAATGAACCGGCATGGCATCATATACAGTCAAACCCTCTAAGCACTGAAGAGCATTGGCCTCATGATCACCAACTTGAACCATTTGCTGCTGCCCTGATTGTTGTTGACTGGCAGCAGCAGTCTGGGCTTTGCAAATGGCAAGCTGGTGGAGCACGAGGTCACGCTCAGCCTTGACCCAATCAATCTGCATTTTCAAGTCGGAAATAATCCCATAGCAACCACCAACAGGGTCGTTAGCCCTGGTGTTTGCTTCAAAAACAATTGATTTCATGGCAATGAGTCGCTGTGGCGGGTCGAGGTTTCTAATGATTTTGACGATGTTACTAACGCCGAAAAGTTTGTGGGCATTAAGGAAATCCTTTTGGTGATTGGCAGGAAAAAAAGGAGCCAAAAGACAGTTACGGGTGCATTTCCTACGTTGGTATTTACATGCAGCACAGGCTGGAGAACCGGCGGAGCAGTTGTTCCCCTTGGGCCGTTGCATGTTTTTGTAGGCCGGGGGAAATCTCTTTGGGGTGCTTAAGATTATTTCGCCGTCTTTGCAGGAAAAACAGAGAGAAAAGAGGAGAATTAAAGACCTAAGAAGAAAATGGAGGGGCTTAACCGATTTGTTCGGCCGGAGATAAATTAGGGACGTGCTACTCTACGTGTCATGggggttttattttttttttaaattggattttaaatattttaagattattatgataatatttatatttttgggataattaatttatctcatttttttaattatcagaaaaattcattctctttaatttttttttaagtttaaatggCCTGCATTTGTGGCAaattgtcaattttaaaacacgTTAACGAACTAAATAATGTTATTTCgttaacaaataaatttaaaaattaaaaatttaaaaaaataaatattcataaaattaaaattagaagTTTTgctcaatttttttgtttaattgaataaaaagattttaatttatttaattaaccATAGGTAATCAAATAAACTAAATTATAAGtgactttttttttgggaacttgaattaaaaagtttgaagaatgaaaagtaattggctaaaatatctttattcgtaatttttatcttcttttattaaatttatctgtattttcttttttttaataaagatataatgtggtaaacaaattttagctttaaaaattttaatagaagAAATTAtcttactattttttttattttgggcCGTTAATGGGACCATTACTACATTTAACTGAGCCCATCAATAGATAATTTTCAGTGCTTTTTGATTCTCGTAATGGACTACTGGGCCCATTGGTCCATTATCACGTAGCCCATATTTTTTCCAAGTATGGAAGGGACTTAGCTAAAACTTGGCTGGCCTTCAGCCATTTCAGGAATAATCccaatttttctttgttcttttttgaATGACAGAAGTTAAAATATCTGGAAAAGAGTGAGTACAATGAGCAATTATCTTGCAGGATGATTATCTCATCTTCATGCTCAATCCTTTGTATGTGTTCCTCTTTTCAGTTCTGAATTATAGCATATAAGAGATTCAGTAAATGATAAAATCTTTTATATTGCTTCAGTTCATGgattttgtgtgtgtgtgcgcGCGCTCTTAGATTGTTCTCAGTAGCCAACTCATGACCGTATGGTTACAGCTGTTTCAAGATGCAAGCCAAGCATGTTATGGACTGTGGGAATGGCTTGAGTTGAACTACTGCTCACAGATGTGAGAGTGTTTGTTGGGAGTGGAGGGCTGGGGTTTTGGTCCTTTCACCACTAATCAATCATCTCATAGGTGTATTTCATTCATTGGCTAGCTCCTCCCCAGGCTTCAGACCCCTCTCTTGTGGCAACCAAACTTTGGGTCATTACATGTAGAGGAGCCTGGTTGGCAACTATGAGAGAGGATTTGCAATGTCCAATTTTCCAGAACAAATTGTATGTTTATTGATGCAAATTGCAAATCAGAACTTGTCCAAAGGAGAGAATTTGTTTGCAGCAAACAGCACTACATATTTTGAATGGATCTGGTGAGTAGTAAGGATCTGCAATCTGCCTGTCGAAACAATATACATGATAGAACTAAAACCAACAGCATTATGAAGAGAGAAATGTATCAGGAAATCCAACAGAGAAGACCACTGTTAAAGGACACATCTTCAAATTCCAAATTGACTTAGGCATTGAAAAACATCAAATGTTACATCTATTGATTTTGAGAAACTCTCAAACAATCATACGAATCGACCAGAGCCTATCAAAATAAATCACTAAAATAGATGCAATATTTTACATTCAAGTTCCAACTTATCCTTGGCTGCACTTTTCAGCATGAACAGAGGAAAATAAGTATGCAACCTTTTAAGACCTAATGATAAAAACATAAGCTGATCCATAAACATGCAGCTCAATTACAAATAGTTGAAGCCTCCAAGAAAAAAGACAAAGATGATTATTCCTACACTGAAACCATGGATAACCACCCTCAGATATCATTCGAAATAACCTTACTATACCCAATTCATGGTTGGACTAAATAACTCCAGCTGCAAAACTTAGAGACCTTCACATTTTCCATCTTATCCATGAGTGTTAACCGCTTCCCAAACTAAGTTCTTTGGAACTGGGTTGGTGAGATCCCTAGCCTGCAAGGCTGCTGATCGAAGAGTCCCTATTGTCATTGCATTAGCCTTCCAAAATGATGCACTGTTGTATGGTAAACTGTGTTTCTTGCATAGCTCCTTAACGAATGGGGAAATTTTCCTGAGATGGCAGCGAGGCAACCTTGGAAACAAATGGTGCTCAATCTGGAACTGCAAACCGCCATGAAACCAGTCCATCCAAGATGAGCACAATATATCAAGTGTCCCAGCAGTTTGCATCTCAAACCAATCGTTCCCACTAGGAGGTCCAACGTAAACACTCGATGAGAAATGATTCAAACAGAACTGAATATGTTGAATTCCAGTTACAGAGAAACTAGCAACAACAAACATCACTCTCTCACCCCAATTAGGCAAGCAAGAAACAAGTAGCGGATACCAAGTCCAGAAAACAAGAAGCCCCAAAATCTCCTGACCCCTATTTGGTACCTTCCTCTTAGATAACAGCAATGCGAAAGACTGTGCAAATAGATTAATCCTAGCAAAACACATTACAGGGTAATATGTCCAATGCTGGTAACTAACCAAGAACCTAGCAACAGAATCAAAATTCATCTTcctttcataaaaataagacGTGAGTGAATGAAAAAACTTCGAAGATACCACAAAAAATGGCATGTGTTGAAGATCTGGATCGAAATCAAGACTATTACAAGCAATGTGATGAGCATTGTGATTCCATTTCCACCATCCAATACTGATCCCTGCAAGGCAATTCCCAGTAAGGATCTGAGCAAGTCTATTGAATTTTCTGTTGCACATAACCTGGTAATGCCCAGAATCATGTCCCATCCACCCACTCTGTATCCACAAGAATCCCATTAATCCACCAGAACAAAGATGCGCCCAAGTGGTGCTGCAGCATAAAACACCATAAACACTGATAAAAAACAGCAACGCTATGAAACAAAGTGAAATGCATGTCCCGTGTCCCTTCTTTTCAAAAAGACCCATCTTTGAAAACTCACCAACGAGTTTTCTATAATCTTTGGATACCTCTGAGACAGCGTAATCTTTGAGATAATACCCAGTGAAGAACTTGTCAAGATATTGCCAAGCTGAGCCTGGATGATAGGCTACAAATGCATCAGTAGCATCTTGGCCAGCCAGATTTTGCAATGGAAGTGCCCCTCCAGGGTGGTCTTGACTCCATTGAGTGACATCATAGACCTTGCCCTGTAAAGAGATCCATAGATCTCCTGGTTTTTTGTGCTCTTCAAGCTCTGCTTGGGAAATGTACCTCCTTGACTCTGCCATTGGGGCAAGAAACGAGCAACCAAAGAATGGATCTGACTTGAAGTGTTTTCTCTTCCTTCCTCGGGTGTGAAAGGAAGAGGCTTTTTCAGTGTAGAATGATTATGgcatgagaaaagaaaaagaggctACTTTGGGTTGTGTTTTCTTTCAATGTCTGAATGAAATTTCTCAGCTTTATGCCTGGCTTTTGCTTTGCTTTTGGGGGTGTGAATGTGATGGAGCAATGAAGGGAGGTGATATCACCATTTATAGGATGAAAGGTGGGTGGGGTTTATACAGCCaagcaaaaatgaagaagagcCACAGAATAATTTAAACGGCAGAAGCTGATAAGCGGCAGAGCTTAATACGAAATATCTTGTGCTTAGGTGGTAAGCAAGAACATTGACTATTTCTCAAAAACTAGGGCTGAAGTTGAGAGCATAATGGGAAAGTGGGGGCAAACTTTTTTAAATCTCCTTTTACTTTTTATGCTCAATCAATgtataattttgaattttgatttaaaggaaagaacatttttggttaagaaatgagatgaaaacaaattctaaaacaAATTACCTTATTAGTTAGAATTAGCCATGTGGTTTTCCTTCCTCATCAACTTTAAAATGGTAGGTAAATAAATAGGTCAaactttataagaaataaaaattgactCCAAACAAGacttaaacaattaaatttatcatatttattatttttaaaatcaaatatcatCGTTACGGAATCTCCATAACTTAATTATGATCACAAAATTTTATACAACACTCGAAATTACTTACGAGAATAAAAACTTTTGTAATGCTTATGTCGTTGATTATGTCATTGGAATGATTGTATTATACAAAGACAAGAATGGCTAAGTTAAATTAGGGTAATGAATTGAGAGCCTTGTGGTCTTGACACAGCAAGTAGAAAAACACTGTGGGGGAAATGGAAGCGTACAGGTAACACACCCCTGGCCATGGGCAATAGTATAAAAGAGAACACATGCAATGCTTTCAAAGCTCCAAGCAACTTTAAAGACCATGGAAATTTCCCATCGTTTCCTCTGGCGGGTGATAGGAAATTTCCCAATCATTGTGCCACTTCTGCCATATACGGACAGCTTTCCAGCTATCGCTAAATTGTTTTAACACACAGTGTAAATGTAAATATCGAATACTGTCAAAACCTGACAGAACGACGAAGCTGTAATATAATTCTATCTTGTGTCAGGTTGGATTTGAcgttaaaattgaatttctgctccatttttaaatttttaataaattgtcTGTTCTGTTTCATAAAACAGTTTTAGTGAGTGAATTATTAGCACATTAATAGCACAGTTTGGGCTCTTATGAAAAAGGGGAAACCTAAATGAATGCAAAATGACCTACCTGTAACGGAAAATTAATTTGTGGGGGCTTTTCGTCATTAACTAGGTTGTTGGTTtggttttaacttttaattggCTTCAACTGTTTAATTCATTTGCTCAAGAGTTTatgtatgtattttttttaattttttatccaatatatgtatagtttaattttaaagaatCTAATCAATACagaataatatttataatttgtttCAATGACAAATACGtgtataatttaatttcaaaaatctttcacttaataaaaaggaaaatacaaAGGTAATTAATGGATAATTAATGTTGTTGGGcattaatatttcaattttaattttcatgaccAAATTATGGAAAAGAATATCCGCACATTAGATTCTCCCTCCTTGACCTTTCTAAAAGGGAATATCCCCCCACTCGTACCGTATTATACAAGGGACGTGGGATTTTTGTTTGAATGGTAGGTGAAGGGAAAGCAGTATGGAACGTTAGATAAAATGGGGGCAAAGCAAATCAAAATCAACGTGGAAATGGACTCAGCCAAATATTAGAATATGCCCACCCGCATCAGCTGCTATAATCGCACCCCAATATTGTAACTGCTTCTTCCATGTGCATTATACTCATTTCTTGCTGACTAATAATACTCTATAcagtttttattaatatttaaagaaaaaaaattcaaatgttattattattttttaaattatatatcaattaataaattaaatactcgAACGTATATTTTATACAGCTTTCAATCTAAGGTATATCTGAACTAAACAGCACCACAAGGACAATTTTCCATATTAAGTTTATCAAcggtaaataataaaattgggAATATCccaattcttatatttttacccTACTCAATTAAGGGTTTTttgtgtcttttttttttttacctgaCCACATCAATGTTCctttattttatgcaattaaATTCTTACTTAGTAATAGAAATATagcaaatattat from Theobroma cacao cultivar B97-61/B2 chromosome 9, Criollo_cocoa_genome_V2, whole genome shotgun sequence harbors:
- the LOC18588066 gene encoding probable leucine-rich repeat receptor-like protein kinase At1g68400 yields the protein MLIAIYFLFFSLGQCSVDFNALLSFKDSVFDPSDSLSSWVNSSNPCNDSWYGVTCNPATHRVTRLVLENLNLSGSTQPLNQLSHLRLLSLKNNRLFSSSSVNLSSWRYIRHLYLSGNHLSGVFPTGMSTLRRLHRLDLAYNDFHGEIPMTELTRLPNLLTLRLEYNSFTGPLNSIASFSFILDFNVSNNNLSGEIPAWMSRFPASSFQGNKDLCGQPLPSDCFNRTALPAPLKQKIRHPESKRLGDGVVLMIVAVDAVAVIAALVTITWCCYRYNCRSGGTHKEVLQTKSGSKLQWRRSGSREQEVEAEEMVVFEGCEGFRKVGDLLKSSAELLGKGSVGTTYKVVMDGGDVVVVKRVRQRRRRKAVDGWLRIIGGLRHANLVSLVAYYNSKDELLLVYKFSPNGSLYSLLHGNRGPGRTPLSWSTRLKLASGAALGLAFIHGYNKAKIFHGHLTSSNIIVDRQGNACISDCGLHQVLHAPSLSNDDYKAPELMLSNGEDGTKLRKYTQKCDVYSFGVILLEILTGKMVSGESGMSLVKWVQSVGKEEWAWEVFDFEMLGDKEMEEEMVGLMQVALLCVAVLPKDRPKMSMVHRMIEDIGSKGATNGGTISILNDFSSDSSPALSERTLGFI
- the LOC18588067 gene encoding LOB domain-containing protein 22 isoform X1: MQRPKGNNCSAGSPACAACKYQRRKCTRNCLLAPFFPANHQKDFLNAHKLFGVSNIVKIIRNLDPPQRLIAMKSIVFEANTRANDPVGGCYGIISDLKMQIDWVKAERDLVLHQLAICKAQTAAASQQQSGQQQMVQVGDHEANALQCLEGLTVYDAMPVHCREGEVNLVQGNYDDVGEDIKPLLPVFDDKGAGSFPFDSKVSIQCSDKLVSKEEVGSIQHELKHDLKSAASLFTLTNGKR
- the LOC18588067 gene encoding LOB domain-containing protein 22 isoform X2; the protein is MQRPKGNNCSAGSPACAACKYQRRKCTRNCLLAPFFPANHQKDFLNAHKLFGVSNIVKIIRNLDPPQRLIAMKSIVFEANTRANDPVGGCYGIISDLKMQIDWVKAERDLVLHQLAICKAQTAAASQQQSGQQQMVQVGDHEANALQCLEGLTVYDAMPVHCREGEVNLVQDVGEDIKPLLPVFDDKGAGSFPFDSKVSIQCSDKLVSKEEVGSIQHELKHDLKSAASLFTLTNGKR
- the LOC18588068 gene encoding acyl-lipid (9-3)-desaturase gives rise to the protein MAESRRYISQAELEEHKKPGDLWISLQGKVYDVTQWSQDHPGGALPLQNLAGQDATDAFVAYHPGSAWQYLDKFFTGYYLKDYAVSEVSKDYRKLVGEFSKMGLFEKKGHGTCISLCFIALLFFISVYGVLCCSTTWAHLCSGGLMGFLWIQSGWMGHDSGHYQVMCNRKFNRLAQILTGNCLAGISIGWWKWNHNAHHIACNSLDFDPDLQHMPFFVVSSKFFHSLTSYFYERKMNFDSVARFLVSYQHWTYYPVMCFARINLFAQSFALLLSKRKVPNRGQEILGLLVFWTWYPLLVSCLPNWGERVMFVVASFSVTGIQHIQFCLNHFSSSVYVGPPSGNDWFEMQTAGTLDILCSSWMDWFHGGLQFQIEHHLFPRLPRCHLRKISPFVKELCKKHSLPYNSASFWKANAMTIGTLRSAALQARDLTNPVPKNLVWEAVNTHG